CAGCTGCTACGACGGCGATACATGTCGAACGAGCACAGGCGAAAAGATCAGGCTGGCTTGTATCGACACCGCAGAACTAAGGGGTAAACGAGCCGACCCGATTCCAGCTCGTGCGGCTAGGGATCATCTGCGTGGAATGGTGGTGGGCCGTCAGGTACGTCTGCGCAGGATCACAACTGATCGCTATGGGAGAACCGTTGGCGAGCTGTTCCTAAACGGCTCCAACGTGCAGCAGAGAATGGTGGCCAGCGGTCACGCAGGCATCTATTGGCGGTATTCCAGCCAGTGCCCATGGATTCGATGACGAATAACCACTCACAACAATGATCCGCACCACACTGATCGCAGCAGCCCTCACCATTGGGGCCATTGCTGTAGAGGCTCAGAGCAACAATCAGCGCATCCCCTGCCAATACAACGGGGGTAAGTGGACCGAGGTCCACTACATCAACCAAGGTGATTTTCGTAAATTCACTCTGATATGGGATGACGGCCCACGAATGACATACGTTTGGGATAAGCCTGGGCATGGAACTTTTACATTCATGCTCACTGACAAGTTAGGCGGAAGGTGGGGGTGGAATTATGACGGAGACCGCAGCAATCTAAAGAATAATAGTGGCTTCATTCTTACAAACTATGACCACAACAATGTAATCAAATGCCTCGGCATAGGCACTCCTTAATGGCGGCAAATGCTACGCTCATGAGATCAAAGCCTGGCGGCAATGTGCGTCACTAAATCTGCATTGACCTAATCGATTATTCCGGTATCTATATCCTTAATCTGAAACATCGTTGGAATTCTGGCGGCTCGGGCCCCACCATCAACGTGGATCACATCAGTCATTCACCATTGGTCTCCTTCAAGTGGGTGGGTCGTCTGTACTGGCAAAAGTAGCTGTCAGGAGTCGGGCAAGCCCGTCAATATGCTCCCGTGGAATCTGGTCTGGAATGTTCCTGAAACCGAACCATGTGGGACGGCTGTCTCCGCTTTTCAGTCCTCGTGAAGTGCCCGTAGAACTTATT
The Synechococcus sp. CC9311 DNA segment above includes these coding regions:
- a CDS encoding DUF3104 domain-containing protein — its product is MTDVIHVDGGARAARIPTMFQIKDIDTGIID
- a CDS encoding thermonuclease family protein; this translates as METRQHAQREAEKPCLWLEFSLLVALLAAVPVAAMPLVTISSCYDGDTCRTSTGEKIRLACIDTAELRGKRADPIPARAARDHLRGMVVGRQVRLRRITTDRYGRTVGELFLNGSNVQQRMVASGHAGIYWRYSSQCPWIR